Part of the Aureitalea marina genome, TGGCCCCTGGTGAGAGACAAATTGCTCTACCGCAGAAGTGAAACTGATCTCCAGCCCTAGGATGCGCGTACAAATGTGCTTGAAGATATAATCAACTCGGGAGGTCGTTTGCCGGGTGTAGATCAGGAGCATGAATGGATCAAAGGAGTTGTTCGTCAGCAAAGCTAAAATACGCTTTTTCAGTGATTATTAGATGGTCCAAAACCTGTACATCCAGATGTTTGCCGGCCTCTACCAGTTTCCGGGTAAGTCGAATATCAGACTCACTTGGCTTCAGGGTACCGGAAGGGTGATTATGGGCCAGAATGATGGCTACAGCACTGATCCGAATGGCTTGGCGATAGACCAATCTGATATCGACCATGGTTCCGGTGATCCCACCCTTGCTCAATTGATCATAGCACATCACCCGATTGGCATTGTTCAGGTAAATGCACCAAAATTCTTCATGTGGCAGATCACCAAGAACGGCATGCAGAAGCTCGAAGACATGTTTGCTGGATTGAATACTTGTTCGTTGTCTGGCCGGTTCCTGCTGCCTTCTTCTGCCTAACTCCAAGGCCGCGGCTATCTTTACTGCTTTCACCTGTCCGATGCCTTTAAAATTGCAGAGATCTTCCAGGCTGAAGCGTGCCAATGAATTCAATTGATTCTCCGCCTTGTTTAATAATTGGCGTCCAATGGTCACCGCAGATCGATCCCTGGTCCCGGACCCGATCAACACCGCCAACAACTCCGCATCGCTCAATGCTGCTGCACCTTTAAGCAGAAACTTCTCCCTGGGCCGGTCTTCGTCCTTCCATCCTCTTAGGGGTATACTAAATCGATACATCTTTTTTTCCGAAACTAGCATGAAAAATTAGTACCACTATCATCCCGAACAGCAGTTTTCAGCGTATTCAAGAATTAAGAGTCGGCTATCATTAATTCGTATCTTTAATTTCCAAAATAATCACGCTATGGAGTCTTTATTCGAGCAGCAAGGATACCAAATTATCCAGGACCGATTGGACAAATTGAGTCCGGACCAGCCCGCCAAATGGGGAAAGATGGACGTCGCCCAAATGCTACATCATTGTCAGAAAGCTTTCGAAATACCGCTCGGAATATCCACCATCAAACCGCCGGGGGGCTTGATGAAATTGGCTTTTAAAGTATTCAAAAAGACCTTGTACAATGACAAGCCCTGGGGTAAAGGGATGAGAACTGCTCCGGAGTTCCTGGTAAAGGATGCCAAAGTCTATGAAACGGAAAAATCCAGGTTGCTGGAACTAGCGGCTCAGTTCCACGAAAAAGGCAAAGATCATAATTGGCCCATACACCCAGCGTTCGGAAAATTGACCTCGGAACAATGGGGTAAAATGCAATATAAA contains:
- a CDS encoding DUF1569 domain-containing protein; its protein translation is MESLFEQQGYQIIQDRLDKLSPDQPAKWGKMDVAQMLHHCQKAFEIPLGISTIKPPGGLMKLAFKVFKKTLYNDKPWGKGMRTAPEFLVKDAKVYETEKSRLLELAAQFHEKGKDHNWPIHPAFGKLTSEQWGKMQYKHLDHHLRQFGV
- the radC gene encoding RadC family protein codes for the protein MYRFSIPLRGWKDEDRPREKFLLKGAAALSDAELLAVLIGSGTRDRSAVTIGRQLLNKAENQLNSLARFSLEDLCNFKGIGQVKAVKIAAALELGRRRQQEPARQRTSIQSSKHVFELLHAVLGDLPHEEFWCIYLNNANRVMCYDQLSKGGITGTMVDIRLVYRQAIRISAVAIILAHNHPSGTLKPSESDIRLTRKLVEAGKHLDVQVLDHLIITEKAYFSFADEQLL